The DNA window CCTGAGAGATCAAATATCCTCATCAGATTTTGATCAGCAAGGTGTCCTACAATCTGATACCGAGATCATATTAAGAAATAGAGCTTTGGATGAACACCCACCGGAAAATTTAACTCTGAATATGTCCGAAAATCAAACACCTTCAGTAAGGGAGTCATTGAATCAACAATCTGTTGATGGTAATTCTACAAAATCAGAGGTCAGTAATGCTGTCATAATTGGACTATTTTCATATTCTCGTCTTAGTACAttgattatacatatatatgttctcTGATTTGGTAAGAATGCTTATATTTCTTAACATCATATCGAACAGGAAACTCATAATACTCAATCAAGTTCTACCAATTGACCAAAGGTTGGACTTAACATGAGCAAATATTTTTATGGCAAGGACAACAAAGAAGATCCTAAACCCAGCAGCAAAAAGGAAAGCAGTAGCCAGTAGGTGATCATGAGGTTGCTGCAGAACTCAGAAGGAAGTAATCAAAGTTCTCTTGAGCGAATTGAAGGCACAACCGAGAATCTGTCTGAATGTGAAGCTACCATTGACCCCCCAAAAACCAGTAGTGGAACATGCTAATCCAAAAATCAGAGGAATTTTTGTTAATGAAGAAGTAGTTTCATGTGAATTTTGTAACTTAGCTCTATAAATTGTTACAGCCGATTACGTTATTATGACATGATGCAGATTAATCCTTGTTCTTTCTTGAGAATTATGTTCGAATTTCTCTGTGTCATATGCTTTGGGAAAACTACATTTATGTCATGAAAAATTAATGTAATTGAATTATACAAACTggaaagtttttttaaaaataatgcaTGCACTTGAAGCCAAAATTGTAATATACAGACAAATAGGAATCAAATCCACAAATTGACTTAATTTTTACCCTTGCATGCAATTAGTCGTTGGTGTTCGCCGGCGGGAAATCATGCTTTAATTGATTGGGACTTCGTGTACACACCCAGCCCATTACAATTCGTTCAGGCCATCCTCTAGCCCATTacgttgaaaagaaaagcccGATACCATTTGCTTTCGAGTTACGAGGAAAATATCCGTTTGTGGGATCTACAACTGTACAGAGTACGAAGTAACGGAGAGCTACTTGTACGTCCCACACTGCCACTCCCACATTTCACATCCTCTATCCTGCTGTCCCAACTCCCAACCGGCAACCGGAGCTCTTGAAGGAGAAACGTTTCGAAGTTCAACTTTTCTGACTTCAGAGGCCGCTTGGAGCAGATCATGAGCGAATCGGAGGACATGAATTTCATCTACAAGAACTCAAAAGCACCAATCGAAGCCCGAGTGAACGACCTCCTCTCCCGAATGACCTTGAAAGAGAAGGTTGGTCAGATAGCTCAGATAGAGCGCCGTGTCGCAACTCCCTCTGCACTTAAAGATTTTGGCGTAGGTACGATCTAATTTGCCCTTAAGACGAACTggaatatgttttttttattgattaaagGACCAAAAGCTGTTATGTCTAAGTTTACATTGTCGTAAGCATTTCTTCATAAGCCTTGTGGGCAACCGTCATGTAGGGAGTGTACTTAATGTTGGAGGTAGCATGCCCTTTGAGAACGCTCTGTCATCGGATTGGGCTGATATGGTTGATGGGTTCCAGAAGTTGGCCCTTGAATCGCGACTGGAAATACCCATTATTTACGGGACTGATGCAGTTCACGGTAACAATGGTGTCTATGGTACCACCATATTCCCTCACAATGTCGGCCTTGGAGCCACTAGGTTTGTGCTCGTCTGTTGATTCATTTGCAATTTCTTGTTATTTCGATGAATCAATATAGGGTGTCAACTTTTGGTTTTGAAACCTAATGATATAATGATATGTGTCATATGTGTGCTATGCCAGAGATGCAGATTTGGCAAAAAGGATAGGGGTTGCAACAGCTCTCGAAGTAAGGGCATGTGGCATTCAGTATGTTTTTGCTCCTTGTGTGGCTGTAAGTCTTAAAAAAATCCGTAGCTTTAATTTTTCTCAGAACTTATTTTTACTCTAAACATTCGTTCTGACTCTAATCAATGATTTGTTCAGCAATTAATCTTAATTAGCTCTGACAGGTATGCAGAGATCCAAGATGGGGAAGATGCTATGAAAGCTATAGTGAAGACACTGACATCGTTAGAAAAATGACTTCTATTGTAACAGGATTGCAGGGACAGCCACTTGAAGGGCACCCAAAAGGCTACCCTTTTGTAGCAGGAAGGTAAATAGAAATCTTTTTGAAAGTTTTCTATTTAACTTTGCTTAttgatgttgaatttttttgagCACCTTATCCCTTGCGACTATCACTCTTAGGCATATTTctcattgttcttttttttttccccactaATACCATGGACATACATTCGTTTTGTATTCCTTTACTTAACATGTGCCGTCCACTAAGAACACTATAAATTGGTCTGACTGAGTTCTCGAATCCAGAGACAAGGTAATTGCATGTGCCAAGCATTTTGTTGGAGATGGGGGTACTGACAGAGGTATAAATGAGGGAAATACCATATCTTCATTTGAAGAGCTGGAGAAGATCCATATGGCACCTTATCTAGACTGTATATCTCAGGGAGTTTCCACTATCATGGTATCTTATTCTAGTTGGAATGGTCGGAAACTGCACTCCGACCATTTTCTCCTGACAGAAGTTTTAAAAGACAAGCTAGGATTTAAGGTAAACAGCAATATTGGTGTACTTTTTTTGGATATCTTGGAAGATGCATTCCCTTTTCCATTTCAAAGTGCTGCGATGCTTTCAagcttgtttctttttcttgataatCAATGCTCCCAAACATTATAACggtacaaaaacaaaatttccaaATTGAGATGCTCCACACATACTGTTGTCAAATCCTTCTTTTGGTTGATGTTATTTGCTGTTGCAAATGCTCCTCATCTAGACAAATCTTGAGTGCATTCCACTGCAGGGTTTTGTGATTTCTGACTGGGAAGGACTTGACAGACTTACCCAACCCCATGGTTCAAACTATCGTTACTGCATCTCTGCAGCTATTAATGCTGGCATTGACATGGTATTTATCAATCACTGATTCTTGCAAGCCTAGAGGAAGATGTTGCTTTCTTGTTTTACGGTCTTGTTTCCTTGACTGGAAATAAATGCAGGTGATGGTGGCCTTTAGGTATGAACAATTTATTGAGGATTTAATGTTTCTGGTACAATCAGGGGAGATACCAATGGCCAGAATTGATGATGCTGTTGAGCGTATACTTCGAGTGAAGTTCGTTGCAGGTGTCTTTGAACATCCATTTGCAGATAGATCTTTGCTAGATTTAGTAGGTTGCAAGGTAAATGAGATTTCAGAGTAATGGCTGCTAGTTTATTGCTTGAGAGGTTAAATGCATTCTTAAAGTTATTTTTTGGCAGCTGCACAGAGAACTAGCACGTGAAGCAGTTCGCAAGTCCTTGGTTCTGTTAAAAAATGGAAGGAACCCAAACAAGCAGTTAATTCCATTAGACAGAAATGCCAAAAAAGTTCTTGTTGCTGGAACACATGCTGATAACCTAGGATATCAGTGTGGAGGGTGGACTATAGCTTGGCATGGGAACGGTGGCAGGATAACAATTGGTATGCTTATCCTCCATCAGGATGAAACTTTTTCctgattttcaaaattcaattttcaGTTGCATATTTTCTCCAGACCTGGATTTTTAATTGTCACTTCATGACATACTTCTAGCATGCATGGGACAATATTCGTATATACTGACGCAACAATTTATTCCTTGAGTATTTAATAGTTCAAGCAATCCCCATCATGTCTGTTTCTTGCTTTTCCAAAACACAGGAGAAGGGCAAGTGGCGCAGACTATATTGTGTGCATGCGTGTACATCATGGTTTAAGCTTTTATTAGAATTTTGTATTGACAAAAGATTTGTGGAGGATAATTTCATCTTCTATATAGTTTAATATGTTGTGGCTTGCGAGCACGCTGTTGGCATAACACCTGCACGATTGTTTGCATTTTAGGAACAACAATGTTGGATGCCATAAAAGAAGCCGTGGGAGATAAAACTGAAGTGATTTACGAGAAATATCCATCACCTGACACCTTGGCAAGTCATGATTTTTCCTATGCTATTGTTGTCGTCGGGGAAAGTCCATATGCTGAAGAGACTGGGGACAATGCAGAGCTTTCAATCCCCTTCAATGGAACTGAAGTGATAAGCTCTGTGGCTGATAGAATACCCACATTGGCAATATTGATATCTGGAAGAGCCTTAATTCTGGAGCCACGGGTTTTGGACAAGGTAGATTCTTTGATTGCTGCATGGTTTCCTGGAACTGAAGCTGCAGGAATTACAGATGTTATATTTGGAGATTACGACTTTGAGGGCCGGCTGCCTGTGACATGGTTTAGAAAGGTTGAACAGGTGCCTATACATGCAGGACAAAATTCATCTGATCCTTTATTCCCTCTTGGTTTTGGCTTGGCATTCAAAAAGGATAAATCCTCAGATTGCATACCCCTAAAGAACAAGGCTGGCGAGTTCCATGTCACTGGAACCAATGTTGAGCGCACGCATATAGCTGAATGTCCTTCCAGTTCATCAATAAAGCTGGCTTCAAGTCATTGTTAGGTCCTGTACTATATGTAATGTTAAGAATGTATGTAAATTTACATTACTGATCTCTTGTCAGAAGAATGTAATAATTTCAAAATATCGAATCTTATCCGTTCGAAAAGTAGATGATTTGCATTAATGGAGTGGGGTTATCCTGTTATCCTCATCATTAGTTTATTTTTGGTCCTTTATTGCTGAGGTGGTGGATTTTTGTTGTTGACTAGGGTATGATTATGAAAATCTCATGGATTTTAATTATGTTTCAATTAAGGTGAAAACTAAGGATTATATTTTGTAGGTAGCCCACTTGAGACACGTTCTCAGCCCGGGATAAATGTGGGCTCCACTAACAGCCCCTCCGTCTATTTCCCGCTTCTTTAATACCTGATTGGATGATTTTCCATTCATGCTGCTCTGTGACTGTTTAAGATAACCATTTCAGTCTAACCAGACTCTTGAGAAGGATAAACCTTTGAAAATTCCAATACGAAACTTCCCTTAGTCCAGTTGAAGTTTGAGAAGAGAATTAGCGAAGTCGAAGACATGGATTGCCTCTGCATGAACACAAATGCACCCACTGAAGCTGAGTGAATGACCTCCTCTCCCGTATGACCTTGAAAGGTCAGTTCCATATTTGTTGatcctttctctttctttcttttttgaaaatttttaggTAAAAGAAGGGGATTTTCGGTTttgaaattagggttttaaCCGCTCAAAATCACATACAAAACGCCGGAAACTTGCATTGATGGGCTTAATCCGTCAATGATTCTATCTTTCATTATATTGTGGGGATTCGTTAAAGAAGGGTCTCATTGCATATTTTGCTTCTGAATCGTAACGATTTGAATGGTGTAACAGAGATGCAGACTTGGCAAAAAGAATAGGAGCTGCGACTGCTCATGAAGCAAGGGCATGCCGCATTCAATTTGCTTTTGCTCCTTGTGTGGCTGTAAGTCATCAAAGTCTATATATTCCCGCAgatttttatgttcttttccTTTGACTGGTTTTGCAGTTGTTACACCAGCTGAAGTCCTATGTTTGGCTTTACTTTGAATAAAATGTCTCCTTTTCCttgtaagaaaaaaatatctatAAGATGTTTGTAGGTTAATCAATCATTAATAAAAGTAAATTTTATAATGGGGAATTATTTTACATTATCCTATTTATTCATTTAATGGAGACAGTTACATCTTGTCCTTTTCTGGAAATGTTAGCGATAGGCACATCTTTTTTTTCGGGTTGACGACTTGATGTTTCTGTTGCAATCAGGGGAGATAACAATGGCCAGGATTGATGATGTTGATAAATGTATACTGAGAGTGAAGTTTTATCGGGTGGCCTTGAATATCCCTTCACTGATATATCTTTGCTTGATATTGGTATATCGTAGGTTGCAAGGTAAACTTCAGGTTTCAGAATATGGCTTACTGACATTAGTCATATGTTTGGACAGTATTCTGTTGACTTCCTCGGCCGGCTAACTTAGTCTAGCCATGTTCATTACTTTCTTTAGTCTGATATTCTGAATCTTTGATGtattaacatatataattaCTATATGTTATTCTTCCATTTTTCTTAAATAATACCAATTATTTATTGCATTAGAGTTGAGATGCGTTGCTATGTTTTATTTCTGCTGCAGCATAGAGAACTAGCATGTGAAGCAGTCCGCAAGTCCTTGGTTCTCTTGAAAAACGGAAGGAATCCAAATAAACCATTTCTTCCATTGGACAGAAATGCCAGAAGAATTCTTGTTGCTGGCATAAATGATGATGGCCTTGGGTATCAATGTGGAGGGTGGACAATCTTTTGGCACGTTATGGCTTGGCATGACACTTGGGCAACAATTTGCAGCTTCAATGTTATGTAGCACGTTATGGGTTGAGTACATGTTGGAATGACACTTGGGCAATAATTTGTATTTTACACAACCATCTTGGATGCTATTAAAGAAGCTGTGGGAGATGAAACTGAAGTGGTTTATGAGAAATATGAAATATCCATCACCACACACCTTAGCAAGTCAGGAATTTTCCTATGCTATTGTAGTTGTTGGTGAAGGTCCATATGCGGAATCATTAGGGAAAATTCAGAGCTTGTTATTTCTTTCAATGGAACTGAGGTCATAAGCTCCGTGGCTGATAAAATCCCCACGTTGGCAAATACTGATATCTGGAAGAGCCTTAGTTCTGGAGCCTTGGCTTTTGGAAAAGGTAGATGCTTTCATTGCTGCTTGGTTGCCTGGAAGTGAAGGAGCAGGAATTACAGATATCCATCAGTTCTAGAGCCTTGGCTTTTGGAGATTACGATTTTGAGGGTAGGTTGCCAGTAAAATGGTTTAAAAAGATTGGATACATGCCAGGAAAAATTCATCTGATCCTTTATCCCCCCATGGTTTTGGCTTGACATGCAATAAGGAGAAATCTTTAGAATAAATAGTCCTGAAGATCAAGGCTGGTTTGGTGTCTGAGTTACTTGACCAATGTTGATGCAGAAATGGTCGGTCCATATATGAACATCCATTCTGGTCTTCTGTACTGTTGGGAGGTTGACTCTTGCACCACAGTTCTGTATGCAGTGTTTCCCAGTCATAATTGTTCCTGCTGTGAATGTGGCAACCATTCCATTTTGTTGTAGGCATGCTTGTTGAATATGGATAGCCAATGCAGTTGTTGAAAAATACAAGTCATTTGGCAATGATCAACTCTACCATATGTGGGTATGTGCAGGAGATGGATTTGATCACATCTATGTGCAATTACACAGTTCAATGCCTATGAAAGTGATTTAGAGGCATAGAATGCAGTATCAGATTCCAGACTAAATTCGCCGATTCCAACTAATATCATTCATCATGGTATGTCCCTATCTTTTTAGCATTTTTTTCCGTCTATGTAGAAATGCTTTAAACTGTGCTGTTGTATCCTGATTTGTTCCATTTGAAGGGATGTGAAACATATTATGTGTGATTGAATTGAATAATACTAGTGAGATATTATATGCATATTCTCTGCTTTCCGTCCCTCCACATCCTTTTCTCCTGTATGCAACAATGAGCCCCCACAACAGATTATCATCAGATTCTCACGGTCCACTGAGGAAATGTAAGGAATCAAAATTACTTACATGCACATCACACAATGCCCACAGAAACTTTTTTTGCTCATTCAGAACAAATTATAGCTTCACTACAtgttttttagggtttgtttcaCTAGGAGAATATACTTGAGAGGAGAATCAGAATATAGCTCCAGAACAAGATAACCGAAAGGGTGTAAGTTGTGATATAACTCATGTGGTTGTAACTGGTTAAGGTGTTTGATTAAAATGAGAATAAAGCAGCCAAGgtgcttcttgttttttttttattctacttGGAGTAGTAGGGCTTCTGCTTTAGAAAAAGATGGTGGTTA is part of the Tripterygium wilfordii isolate XIE 37 chromosome 7, ASM1340144v1, whole genome shotgun sequence genome and encodes:
- the LOC120001730 gene encoding beta-glucosidase BoGH3B-like; translated protein: MSESEDMNFIYKNSKAPIEARVNDLLSRMTLKEKVGQIAQIERRVATPSALKDFGVGSVLNVGGSMPFENALSSDWADMVDGFQKLALESRLEIPIIYGTDAVHGNNGVYGTTIFPHNVGLGATRDADLAKRIGVATALEVRACGIQYVFAPCVAVCRDPRWGRCYESYSEDTDIVRKMTSIVTGLQGQPLEGHPKGYPFVAGRDKVIACAKHFVGDGGTDRGINEGNTISSFEELEKIHMAPYLDCISQGVSTIMVSYSSWNGRKLHSDHFLLTEVLKDKLGFKGFVISDWEGLDRLTQPHGSNYRYCISAAINAGIDMVMVAFRYEQFIEDLMFLVQSGEIPMARIDDAVERILRVKFVAGVFEHPFADRSLLDLVGCKLHRELAREAVRKSLVLLKNGRNPNKQLIPLDRNAKKVLVAGTHADNLGYQCGGWTIAWHGNGGRITIGTTMLDAIKEAVGDKTEVIYEKYPSPDTLASHDFSYAIVVVGESPYAEETGDNAELSIPFNGTEVISSVADRIPTLAILISGRALILEPRVLDKVDSLIAAWFPGTEAAGITDVIFGDYDFEGRLPVTWFRKVEQVPIHAGQNSSDPLFPLGFGLAFKKDKSSDCIPLKNKAGEFHVTGTNVERTHIAECPSSSSIKLASSHC